From the Aquarana catesbeiana isolate 2022-GZ linkage group LG10, ASM4218655v1, whole genome shotgun sequence genome, the window AGGAGCTTCATCCTAAAGGAGATGGGACGCTCTTATGATCTTCCAGGGACATTGAACTCCATGTTTGTAGCCAGTTGTGGTTACTAAGACTCTCCTCCTGGTGGCTATATTGACACCATGAAGAACTCTGTGGAAGAGAGACGTGCTCTGCATTGTTAAGGAGAGGGTGGTCTTCACCTTGCCGTACAGGCATCAAATCTAAGTAAATAGCTAGTTTATCTACATTCTGCTCTGGGCATTTATATTTTTGAGAACATTTACCCGAAGATGGAATCTGGGAGGAGTGCGGGGACAGACGTGGAGTGAGGACAGCCATGGAGTAGACTCTGATGGTGGTGTAGAGATTGTCAAGCTGGAGGCTCCTCATGTTAACCGATGATGGAACTTGGGAGAAGGAAAGTGGGGACAGCCATTGAGTGAGACAGCCAGCCATGGAGTGGGGACAGTCATGGAATGGACTCAGAGAGGTGGTGTAGACATTGTCATGTTGAAGGCTCCTGATGTCCCTGTAGGACGAGGGCATAGTACACCATATTTGTGCCTATTGTGATGGTCTTGAGTATGTGGAATATTCTATCCTTGGATTGGGATATGAATAGTTCCAGCTAGACTGGTCAGGGGGCCACTAAGTGATCCAGGGATTTGACCTTCCTCCATGTGCTAGAAGAAAGAGAAGAGCCTAGGTTTCGGGGAAATGGTTTCATACAGCCCTGACCAGACCTACACAAATGTACCAAGTCATTTCAGTTTGGCAGAACTTGGTCCACCTGGAACCCTCTACAACCCTCCTCTGACAAATGCTGATTTCTTGTCATTATCAGTGGCCGGGATCCAGGAAAGTTTGGCTCATACAGGGCAGCCTTGGGCATGGTGCCCAATCCCAACTGTTCCTGTGGGCTGCCCACCACCTGTTCCCGGCACCTGATAAAGGTGAGTATTAAAGCTGGCTGGGTGAGGAGACCTCTTCTGTCACAATGCTGAAACTACTCATCACTGTACTGCTGGCGGTTGCTGGTAAGTACTCACTGACTGGGGTGATGTACTGCACTGTGTCTTTTCCATGTGACAGAGGTCTGCTGAACTTAAGTACACATCACGGTTATATATTGTGTCCTCTCTGATCACTGGAGGTAAGTACACACCAGGGTTATGCTGTGTCCTCTGACTGGAGGTAAGTACACAATAGTGGTATACACAGTGCTATCCTGGTAAATGTAGTGTGTCATTGGCCTTGGATGGGATTGCTGGACTCTATCTGGGAATTGTAATTCTCGGTTTTGTTGTTTTTTGATGAAAATAATAAGAGATGTTTTTCTCATTTGCAGCCTATGGGTGTGGAGTCCCCACCTATGCCCCCAACAGCCGTGTGGTGAATGGGGAAAATGCCAGACCTCACAGCTGGCCCTGGCAGGTAAGGGCCCCATGTAGATAGACAATTATAGGCCTTGTCATGTAAATAGACAGAGAGGTATAAAGCTTTGCAGGTAAGGGCCCTGTAGATAGACAGTTATAGGCCCTGGTGGGTAATGGTACTGTAGATGGACAGGAGTAGGACATGGTAGCTATGGGCCCCATAGATGGACAGGTGTAGGCATGTAAAACACAATAGACAAATGGGTATAAACCTCTGCAGATAAGGGCTCTATAGATGGACAGGTATAGGCCCTGGCAGATAAGGGTCCCATAGATGGACAGGTTTAGGCCCTGGCAGATAAGGGCCCTATAGATGGACAGGTATAGGCCCTGGCAGGTAAGGGTCCCATAGACAGGTATAGGCCCTGGCAGGTCAGGGACTCATAGACAGGTATAGGCCCTGGCAGGTAAGGGCCCCACAGATGGACAGTGGTAGGTCCTGGCAGGTAAGGGCCCCATAGACAGGTATAGGTCCTGGCAGATAAGGGCCCCATAGATGGACAGGTATAGGCCCTGGCAGGTAAGGGCCCCATAGACAGGTATAGGTCCTGGCAGGTAAGGGCCCCATAGATGGACAGGTATAGGCACAGTGGGGATGTATAAGATGGGGAGTTGTGAAATACTCCGTCTGATCTCTCCGTACCGCCTGCCGGTATATGTATGTGCCATGATGTGGGTCAGGACATCCAACACATCCGCCATGTTCAGCCTCTTCTACAGCGTTGATCCAGATAAAGGAAACTATGGAGAATATCTGACAATTTATCTCTTGGCGGGTAAACAATCCCTTCCCGATCCCAATATTGTCTGTAAGGAAATTCCCAGAATCCTTCCTTCCGTTCTTCCATCAGAATCTGTCCAGTCAGTTCAGAAGATCTGAGGCCTCCATGTCTGTAGATGTGACACCTTCCCTGACCTTCCTTCCCTTCCTCACAGATTTCCCTGCAGTATAAGAGCGGAGATTCCTTCTATCACACCTGTGGAGGAAGTCTGATCGCCCCAAACTGGGTGATGACCGCTGCTCACTGCATATCGTAagtgtctcctgtattatgtccgcagtctctgatcatctcctgtactatgtctgcagtctctgatcatctcctgtattatgtctgcagtctctgatcatctcctgtactatgtccgcagtctctgatcatctcctgtattatgtctgcagtctctgatcatctcctgtattatgtctgcagtctctgatcatctcctgtactatgtctgcagtctctgatcatctcctgtattatgtctgcagtctctgatcatctcctgtattatgtctgcagtctctgatcatctcctgtactatgtctgcagtctctgatcatctcctgtattatgtctgcagtctctgatcatctcctgtactatgtccgcagtctctgatcatctcctgtattatgtctgcagtctctgatcatctcctgtattatgtctgcagtctctgatcatctcctgtactatgtctgcagtctctgatcatctcctgtattatgtctgcagtctctgactatctcctgtattatgtctgcagtctctgatcatctcctgtattatgtctgcagtctctgatcatctcctgtactatgtctgcagtctctgatcatctcctgtattatgtctgcagtctctgatcatctcctgtactatgtctgcagtctctgatcagatcatctcctgtattatgtctgcagtctctgatcatctcctgtactatgtctgcagtctctgatcgtctcctgtactatgtctgcagtctctgaccatctcctgtactatgtctgcagtctctgatcatctcttgtattatgtctgcagtctctgatcatctcctgtaatatgtctgcagtctctgatcatctcctgtattatgtctgcagtctctgatcgtctcctgtactatgtctgcagtctctgatcatctcttgtattatgtctgcagtctctgatcatctcctgtaatatgtctgcagtctctgatcatctcctgtattatgtctgcagtctctgatcgtctcctgtactatgtctgcagtctctgatcatctcctgtactatgtctgcagtctctgatcatctcctgtactatgtctgcagtctctgatcatctcctgtactatgtctgcagtctctgatcatctcctgtactatgtctgcagtctctgatcatctcctgtactatgtctgcattcactgaatattatgtgtggccctttggtgatgtcaggggcccccTATGTCAGGGATGGGGGATCAGGATGTACTGGTGATGTGTTTATCTAGGGGGTAGGTAGAGGGCGGCACCATTGATTACACTGCAATAAAAATCCCCATTTGCTGTAAGAAGCTGTGATGGATCCTCTTCTACCAATCAGTGAAGTTCATGTTGTGACTTCTATAACCTTTATTCTGattgtgcattttgcagaaatattTGATAAAATTGAATCTCTTGCAGCTTTTTGATATAAAATGGGTATTGGAATTATTTTATGGTTAGATTCTGTCTGGTTGACGGAACGTTGTTCCGGATGGTTCCGTGTTATTGATCTTCTCAGAAGAGTTCCACCATAACCATCCATTCTCCTCTTCCCGCAGATCCAGCCGTACCTATCAGGTGGTGCTCGGGGAACACGATCGGAGCGTGGTAGAGGGGCAGGAGCAGATTGTCCCCATAAATAAAGGAGACATTTTTGTCCATGAAGGTTGGAAGAGCTCCTCCGTGTCCAGTGGGTGAGTCTTCATTCCGTCCTTTCCTGTCACCCTTATCGGAGAATGTAGGATGTCTGGATGGTAGACAATGACCAGGTTGGTGTAGAGATCAGTCTCGGGATGGGGTCGGGGTAACCATAGCTTGGAGCAGGACTGGGCAGGGAGGTCTCTTACCCCAGCTGATCAGGACTGGAGACCTCCTGGAGACTGGTAGTCATGGAGGATGGGTGGTGAGCCCAGGGGTCACAGAGGGAGATAATACCACCAATGTGTGGACGGTGTGGTGTGGTAATGCATTTTACATGACGTTGGTCTTGCTGGTAATCATAAATATttcaatcaaataaaaaaatattaaaaataaattgattAACCAAAAACTCCAATCTTTCTGTACAATCCCTGTTAGATTTACCAGCATGTAGTACGAGGAGGACCTTCCTAAACCATTCATccaatctgtatccaatcagataCTGCAAAGTTCTTATTAGAGCCAAAGGAGTTTGTAGCATCAGAGGAGTCTGTTTGGAGGAGTCTTTATGGGGGGATTTTTGTAGTTGTAGTCTGTGTTGGGGTCTTGCAACATTACAGGAGTCTATAATAGGGGTCTGGTAGTGTTGGAGGAGTCTGTATTGGTGTTCTACACTGTTGGAGGAGTCTATACTGGGGGTCTTGTGGTGTTGGAGAAGTCAGTATTGGTGTCTTGTAGCATGAACAGAGGAGTCTGTAACGTCATGCAGCATTGGGTAAGGCCAGCATTGGGGTCTTGTGGTGTAGGAGGAGTCTGTATTGGGGTCTTGTAGTGTTGGGGGAGTCTATACTGGGGGTGTTGTGGGAGTCTGCATAGTGGGTCTGGAGGTGTAGGTGGTGTCTGTATTGGGGTCTTGTAGTGTTTGAGTCTATACTGGGGGTCTTGTGGTGTTGGCGGAGTCTGTATTGGGGTCTTGTAGTGTTGGAGGAGTCtatatgggggggtcctgtgttgTTGGGTGGAGTTTATATGGGGGGTTCTGTGGTGTTGGGGGCATCTGTATAGTGGGTCTGGGGGTGTAGGAGGAGTCTGTATTGGGGTCTTGTGGGGTTGGAGGAGTCTATACTGGGGGTCTTGTGGGGTTAGAGGAGTCTATACTGGGGGTCTTGTGGTGCTGGAGCAGTCTGTATTGGGGTCTGGGGGTGTAGGAGGAGTCTGCATTGGTGTGTTGGAGGAGTCTATACTGGGGGTCTTGTAGTGTTCTGGGGAGTCTGTATTGGGGTCTTGTAGTGTTGGAGGAGTCTATACTGGGGGTCTTGTGGTGTTGGAGTCTATACTGGGGGTCTTGTGGTGTTGGAGTCTATACTGGGGGTCTTGCGGTGTAGGAGGAGTCTGTATTGGGGTCTTGTATTGTTGGAGGAGTCTATACTGGGGGTCTTGTGGTGTTGTGGGGAGTCTGTATTGGCGTCTTGTAGTGTTGGAGGAGTCTATACTGGGGGTCTTGTGGTGTTGGAGTCTATACTGGGGGTTTTGCTGTGTATGAGGAGTCTGTATTGGGGTCTTTTAGTGTTGGAGGAGTCTATACTGGGGGTTTTGCTGTGTATGAGGAGTCTGTATTGGGGTCTTTTAGTGTTGGAGGAGTCTATACTGGGGGTCTTAGAGTCTATACTGGGGGGTTTGCGGTGTAGGAGGAGTCTGTATTGGGGTCTTGTAGTGTTGGAGTCTATACTGGAGGTCTTGTAGTGTTggaggagtctgttatggggtcTGGGGGTGTAGTAGGAGGTGGTATTGGGGTCTTGTAGTGTTGGAGTAGTCTATACTGGGGGGGTCTTGTGGtgtggggggagtctgttatggggtctGGGGGTGTAGTAGGAGGCGGTATTGGGATCTGGTGGTGCTGGATGAGGTCTCCATTGGGGTCTTGTGCCATCAGAAGTCTGTATTGGGGTCTTCTGTTGTCAAATGTGGTCTGTATTGGGGTGTCTGAGGAGTCTGTATTGGGGTCTTTTGATGTTACAATATAATGGACATAAATGACTGTGATTGGCCTTTGAGATCTGGAAATGTTTTATATAAggtgcggcacagtggtgtagtggggggcacagtggtgtggtgggtagcacagtggtgtagtgggtagcactcttgcctagcagtaagaagggtcactggtttggatcccaaccatgacactacctgcctgtagtttgcatgttctccctgtgttgggtttcctccgggttctccagtttcctcccacactacaaagacatgctgggaggttaattagatcctgtctaaattgtccctagtacgtatgaatgtgagttgggacattagattggaagctccttgagggtagggactgatgtgaatgtacaatgaatatgtaaagcactgcgaaaattgacagcgctatataagtacctgaaataaataaatataataaaatgtggtAGATTCTACGGTTATCACTTCCAGTAATCCTCCATGCAGCTCTGGGTGGTCTCGGGGACCGTCCTCCATGCAGCTCTGGGTGGTCTCGGGGACCGTCCTCCATGCAGCTCTGGGTGGTCTCGGGGACCGTCCTCCATGCAGCTCTGGGTGGTCTCGGGGACCGTCCTCCATGCAGCTCTGGGTGGTCTCGGGGACCGTCCTCCATGTAGCTCTGGGTGGTCTCGGGGACCGTCCTCCATGCAGCTCTGGGTGGTCTCGGGGACCGTCCTCCATGTAGCTCTGGGTGGTCTCGGGGACCGTCCTCCATGCAGCTCTGGGTGGTCTCGGGGACCGTCCTCCATGTAGCTCTGGGTGGTCTCGGGGACCGTCCTCCATGCAGCTCTGGGTGGTCTCGGGGACCGTCCTCCATGCAGCTCTGGGTGGTCTCGGGGACCGTCCTCTATGCAGCTCTGGGTGGTCTCGGGGACCGTCCTCCATGCAGCTCTGGGTGGTCTCGGGGACCGTCCTCCATGCAGCTCTGGGTGGTCTCGGGGACCGTCCTCTATGCAGCTCTGGGTGGTCTCGGGGACCGTCCTCCATGCAGCTCTGGGTGGTCTCGGGGACCGTCCTCCATGTAGCTCTGGGTGGTCTCGGGGACCGTCCTCCATGCAGCTCTGGGTGGTCTCGGGGACCGTCCTCCATGCAGCTCTGGGTGGTCTCGGGGACCGTCCTCCATGCAGCTCTGGGTGGTCTCGGGGACCGTCCTCCATGCAGCTCTGGGTGGTCTCGGGGACCGTCCTCCATGTAGCTCTGGGTGGTCTCGGGGACAATGATCTGTACATTTATCTGCAGTTGGTCGGTGACGGGGTCTCTATATTCTTCTTCCCCTCCAGGAATGACATCGCTCTCATCAAGTTGTCTCGAGTCGCTCTGCTGAATGATGAGGTGCAATTGGCCTGTCTGCCCCCCGCCGGAGAACTCCTCCCCAACCAGTACCCCTGTTATATCAGCGGATGGGGCCGCCTCACCAGTATGTAATGGGGGGGTCACTGTGTCTATATGGTGTCTGACCGgtttatcgggggggggggttgtctgaccagtatatatggggggtggggtggtgtcACTGCATTTATATGGAGGAGGGGTCTGAGAAATGCCTATGTACTAAAGTCAGGAACAGTCACTTGTGAAGTGTATAGTttgtactcctttagtaaattagtcCCAATGTTGTATCTGGCTGATGGCCCCTCTGTTCTTCTCTCCCGGACAGCTGGTGGAAGCCTCCCCAGCGTCCTCCAGCAGGCTCTCCTCCCCGTGGCGGAtcatgccacctgcagccagcgGGATTGGTGGGGCAGCACTGTGAAGACCTCCATGGTTTGTGCCGGAGGAGACACCAAAGCCGGCTGCAATGTGAGTACCGAGATCAGCCGATCCCTCCCTTCACCTGAGTATGAAAGtatgttcacccccccccctccaccaccacctcaCCATCTTGTCAGCAGTAtatgtgcccccccccaccccaaatctgtcaccagtatatgtgccccccccacaccccaaatctgtcaccagtatatgtgccccccccccaccccaaatctgtcaccagtatatgtgccccccccccaccccaaatctgtcaccagtatatgtgccccccccaccccaaatctgtcaccagtatatgtgccccccccaccccaaatctgtcaccagtatatgtgcaccccccaccccaaatctgtcaccagtatatgtgcaccccccccccaaatctgtcaccagtatatgtgccccccccaccccaaatctgtcaccagtatatgtgcacccccccaccccaaatctgtcaccagtatatgtgccccccaccccaaatctgtcaccagtatatgtgccccccccccaccccaaatctgtCACCAGTTTATGTGTACCCCAAATCTGTCACCAGTATatgtgcaccccccaccccaaatctgtcaccagtatatgtgcaccccaaatctgtcaccagtatatgtgccccccccccaaatctgtcaccagtatatgtgcccccaaatctgtcaccagtatatgtgccccccaaatctgtcaccagtatatgtgcccccaaatctgtcaccagtatatgtgccccccaaatctgtcaccagtatatgtgcccccccaccccaaatctgtcaccagtatatgtgccccccccaccccaaaatctGTCACCAGTTTATGTGTACCCCAAATCTGTCACCAGTATatgtgcaccccccaccccaaatctgtcaccagtatatgtgccccccccccaccccaaatctgtcaccagtatatgtgcaccccaaatctgtcaccagtatatgtgcccccccaccccaaatctgtcaccagtatatgtgcaccccaaatctgtcaccagtatatgtgcccccccaccccaaatctgtcaccagtatatgtacaccccccaccccaaatctgtcaccagtatatgtgcaccccaaatctgtcaccagtatatgtgccccccccccaaatctgtcaccagtatatgtgccccccccccaaatctgtcaccagtatatgtgccccccaccccaaatctgtcaccagtatatgtgccccccaccccaaatctgtcaccagtatatgtgcccccccccaaatctgtcaccagtatatgtgcccccccaccccaaatctgtcaccagtatatgtgcacccccccaccccaaatctgtcaccagtatatgtgcccccccccccaaatctgtcaccagtatatgtgccccccaccccaaatctgtcaccagtatatgtgcacccccccaccccaaatctgtcaccagtatatgtgccccccccaccccaaatctgtcaccagtatatgtgccccccccccaaatctgtcaccagtatatgtgcccccccaccccaaatctgtcaccagtatatgtgcccccccaccccaaatctgtcaccagtatatgtgcccccccaaatctgtcaccagtatatgtgcccccccaccccaaatctgtcaccagtatatgtgccccccccccaaatctgtcaccagtatatgtgccccccccaaaatctgtcaccagtatatgtgcccccccaccccaaatctgtcaccagtatatgtgccccctcaccccaaatctgtcaccagtatatgtgccccccccccaaatctgtcaccagtatatgtgcccccccccccaaatctgtcaccagtatatgtgcccccccaccccaaatctgtcaccagtatatgtgcccccccaccccaaatctgtCACTAGTatatgtgcccccccaccccaaatctgtcaccagtatatgtgcccccccaccccaaatctgtcaccagtatatgtgccccccaccccaaatctgTCACTAGTATAtgtgcaccccccccaccccaaatctgtcaccagtatatgtacaccccccaccccaaatctgtcaccagtatatgtgcccccccccaaaaaaaaaaatctgtcactagtatatgtgccccccaccccaaatctgtcaccagtatatgtgccccccccccccccaaaaaaaaaaatctgtcaccaGTATACCTGTCAGAAACCAAAATTCTAACTTTGTGATTGGCTGGAGTGAGGATTGTACTACCCAACCAGAAGCGGTCTGCCATGTGATTGGTGACCATTGATGGTCCTCTTTGTCCTGATTGCAGGGTGACTCCGGCGGCCCCCTGAACTGCCAGGACAGTGACGGCAGATGGTACGTCCACGGCATCGCCAGCTTTGTGTCCTCCCTGGGATGTAACGCCCCAAGAAGCCCACCGTGTTCACCCGAGTCTCCGCCTTCAACGACTGGGTCAACGATGTGAGTATTGTAGAATGAGGCGACTCCGCTACATTGTCTCCATATTG encodes:
- the LOC141111460 gene encoding proproteinase E-like, which codes for MRHEALRMFCTLESTRMCRAVRQEDQPVSYGCGVPTYAPNSRVVNGENARPHSWPWQISLQYKSGDSFYHTCGGSLIAPNWVMTAAHCISSSRTYQVVLGEHDRSVVEGQEQIVPINKGDIFVHEGWKSSSVSSGNDIALIKLSRVALLNDEVQLACLPPAGELLPNQYPCYISGWGRLTTGGSLPSVLQQALLPVADHATCSQRDWWGSTVKTSMVCAGGDTKAGCNGDSGGPLNCQDSDGRWYVHGIASFVSSLGCNAPRSPPCSPESPPSTTGSTILSVRTDPERRRNLSIMDLLISLIPPINAADQ